From Trichoderma atroviride chromosome 1, complete sequence, one genomic window encodes:
- a CDS encoding uncharacterized protein (EggNog:ENOG41), with the protein MATAELRALQGQIQERQRLNTDNFKFVPHTWLKELLTSDKISAALEGSNIEEDERLSVATTVRNSGLRIFAILVLMGEPGLIYNFIQWDQYVNKDHLDSMLPLRKKQLKEFFGVKKLKEERTKFMEGKEPTECKGDAEYKKLNGLISEREEWAGVFKSTQYMFLIPTFPQATPHRIVSDYMRLPFLSRNVPKGERKEAKDRPSGGNFGFVFKERLPPLQYSSGNDLGLTLVRKELKSQSDEAYKSELRCLRLLNLVRHPCILQLHGSYTHKKRHSFLFKEANGGDLHEFLANEKRPVGFESDQAIYLAMCGLASALDQLHDYCNEELSLKMIGCHHDLKPRNVLIDGANFVLADFGLSTMHNATDEDAAKTMAQDRDLYFAAPEGMDYLTLDKHELGPPADIWSFGCIAATILTYIKEGPSGIAEFSDRRLVLVSGVIDLELRAFHDGLGSVNPGVVTWLDKLENDAASSMKAEALSSSKGQAARQQVPAEIDLIHLIRDMLTPAPSSRPKTMEVLQRLRLITLKKIAESITVGFEKLPYDSDLEFLIEKQVFLEWLRCIDLAGQKRNHQHQALSMDISFKQAHDTIYKIGEELEILLDADYGHPLFSRLRRLNEQLISTLEMISRRSLRRMVELNIIPTAARLLKPLDSVHSWTLVDTVDSEIDDSQSLAPDVAGLLQGSDNDSPNSNLLALLAASHINKLIGSSKSPIPKLNFEQITLDDSKTKATSERPTFRLGMVSSSSDDASESSKMNVVIEEMEIGPDFAREDISSLLFQRLENVLALSSRAASTFRALICKGLYYDEQRHTIGLIYSFPQGPLQGALAKEVKPRVLQLAEVLRRYGDPVDYERNIIVSIDERLRLAYNLAMAVFEFHKIRWLHKNISSYNIIFFDTEADDDQDADDDDKESRPPRKISLASPFLIGFSHSRPDEASMYSNKLYGSDELLYAFHHPNYGGVDGKFTPYRTEYDYYSLGLVLLEIGLWWPLEAIMGEELSREEKRMQILSRSVPFLAGSMGESYAEVVKACLSDGEDGLRRAGSSVDENFERLVVTPLERLLGNMVNL; encoded by the exons ATGGCTACAGCTGAATTGCGGGCCCTACAGGGCCAGATTCAGGAGAGACAGCGATTGAATACGGATAACTTCAAGTTTGTGCCCCACACTTGGCTGAAAGAACTCTTGACGTCGGACAAGATATCGGCAGCGCTGGAGGGCAGCAACATCGAGGAAGATGAACGCCTCTCCGTGGCCACCACCGTACGTAATAGCGGGCTGCGCATCTTTGCCATCCTAGTTCTGATGGGAGAGCCCGGCCTCATTTACAACTTCATCCAATGGGACCAATACGTGAATAAAGATCATCTCGATAGCATGCTTCCCCTgcggaagaagcagctcaaggagtTCTTCGGAGTGAAGAAACTAAAGGAAGAACGAACCAAGTTCATGGAGGGCAAGGAGCCGACAGAGTGCAAGGGCGATGCAGAGTACAAGAAACTGAATGGACTCATCTCGGAGCGAGAAGAGTGGGCTGGGGTCTTCAAGTCAACCCAGTATATGTTTTTGATCCCGACTTTCCCACAAGCGACGCCTCACCGTATCGTCTCCGATTATATGAGGCTGCCTTTCCTCTCCCGCAATGTCCCAAAGGGGGAAAGAAAGGAGGCGAAAGACCGGCCGTCAGGCGGTAATTTTGGTTTCGTGTTCAAAGAGAGACTGCCGCCGTTACAGTACAGTTCTGGCAACGATTtg GGATTGACTCTTGTACGAAAGGAGTTGAAGTCGCAAAGTGACGAAGCCTACAAGAGCGAGTTGCGGTGTCTTAGACTCTTGAACCTTGTCCGGCATCCATGCATCTTGCAACTTCACGGATCTTACACCCACAAGAAACGACACAGCTTTCTGTTCAAAGAAGCCAACGGCGGTGATCTTCATGAGTTTCTTGCCAACGAGAAACGACCCGTGGGGTTTGAGAGCGATCAAGCAATCTACCTCGCCATGTGCGGGCTGGCCTCGGCTCTGGACCAGCTTCATGATTACTGCAACGAAGAGCTGAGCCTCAAGATGATTGGGTGCCATCACGACCTGAAGCCGCGAAACGTGCTTATCGACGGGGCCAacttcgtcctcgccgacTTTGGGCTCTCGACCATGCACAATGCGACAGACGAGGACGCTGCAAAGACGATGGCCCAGGACAGAGACCTGTATTTTGCAGCGCCGGAGGGTATGGATTACCTGACGCTGGACAAACACGAACTCGGTCCGCCGGCCGATATCTGGTCGTTTGGATGTATCGCTGCCACAATTCTGACGTATATTAAGGAGGGCCCCTCGGGCATCGCTGAGTTTTCCGACAGGCGGCTTGTGCTCGTCTCAGGGGTAATCGATCTGGAACTCCGGGCCTTTCACGACGGCCTTGGCTCTGTCAATCCGGGCGTGGTCACATGGCTCGACAAACTCGAGAACGACGCCGCAAGTAGTATGAAGGCAGAAGCTCTCTCTAGCAGCAAGGGGCAGGCAGCAAGGCAGCAGGTGCCTGCAGAGATTGACCTGATCCATCTCATCCGAGACATGCTCACACCTGCGCCCTCCTCAAGACCAAAGACCATGGAAGTGCTCCAACGTCTACGCTTAATCACCCTCAAGAAGATCGCAGAGTCTATTACGGTCGGCTTTGAGAAATTGCCGTACGACTCCGACCTAGAGTTCCTCATCGAAAAGCAAGTATTCCTCGAGTGGCTCAGATGCATCGACCTAGCAGGGCAAAAGAGGAATCACCAACACCAAGCCCTCAGTATGGATATATCGTTCAAGCAAGCGCACGATACCATATATAAGATTGGAGAAGAGCTCGAAATCTTGCTGGACGCCGATTACGGCCATCCGTTGTTCTCGAGACTGCGTCGCCTCAACGAGCAATTGATCTCTACGCTGGAAATGATCAGCAGGAGGAGTTTGCGCAGAATGGTGGAGCTGAACATCATTCCAACCGCAGCGAGACTTCTTAAGCCGCTGGACAGCGTTCATAGCTGGACCCTGGTTGATACGGTAGACAGCGAGATAGACGACTCACAGTCTCTTGCCCCTGACGTTGCTGGTCTGCTGCAGGGCAGCGACAACGACAGTCCCAACTCCAACCTCCTCGCGCTTCTCGCGGCCTCGCATATCAACAAGCTGATTGGGAGCTCTAAAAGCCCCATTCCGAAACTGAACTTTGAGCAGATCACTCTAGATGATTCCAAGACGAAAGCGACGAGCGAAAGACCAACCTTTCGACTCGGGATggtctcttcttcgtctgatGACGCGTCCGAGTCATCAAAGATGAATGTCGTTATCGAAGAAATGGAAATTGGACCCGACTTCGCAAGAGAAGACATCAGCTCTCTGCTCTTTCAACGCCTGGAGAACGTACTCGCTCTATCTTCTCGAGCGGCCTCGACCTTTCGTGCACTGATCTGCAAGGGTCTCTACTACGACGAACAGAGACACACGATTGGGCTGATATACTCCTTCCCACAGGGGCCTCTTCAGGGTGCATTGGCCAAGGAGGTGAAGCCAAGGGTGTTGCAGCTCGCAGAGGTGCTGAGAAGATACGGAGATCCAGTCGACTACGAGCGGAACATCATTGTCAGCATTGACGAGCGGCTCCGTCTTGCTTACAATCTTGCCATGGCGGTATTCGAATTCCACAAAATCCGCTGGCTTCACAAGAACATCTCTTCTtacaacatcatcttctttgacaCTGAGGCTGACGACGACCAAGatgccgacgatgacgacaaaGAATCCCGACCCCCCCGCAAGATCAGCCTGGCATCGCCGTTCCTCATAGGCTTCTCCCACAGCCGCCCCGACGAGGCCTCCATGTACTCCAACAAACTCTACGGCAGCGACGAACTCCTCTATGCCTTCCACCACCCCAACTACGGCGGTGTGGATGGCAAGTTTACCCCTTATCGCACCGAGTACGACTACTACAGCCTGGGGCTCGTTCTGCTGGAGATTGGCCTCTGGTGGCCCTTGGAGGCCATCATGGGCGAGGAGCTCTCTCGGGAGGAGAAGCGGATGCAGATTCTGAGCAGATCCGTGCCGTTCCTGGCCGGGTCGATGGGCGAGTCCTACGCTGAGGTGGTCAAGGCCTGTTTGTCTGATGGGGAAGATGGTCTCCGTCGAGCTGGTAGCAGTGTGGACGAGAACTTTGAAAGGCTTGTGGTAACGCCGTTGGAGCGTCTCTTGGGTAATATGGTGAATTTGTAA
- a CDS encoding uncharacterized protein (EggNog:ENOG41~TransMembrane:3 (o47-67i224-245o265-282i)), which translates to MGVYQRFHAPTQRTVWVMIKPPQRLRDIFEEKISAIHGYKPLANAQFLLFHLAILSFSLVNWGEYVAAQRKNLEKYEGTSFFSDVDCHDVNDYKLGFEDRQNLQRFRRKLIKATAIIDAAILLGEKMKGFMERVAPAGLDITIQETIGLELEDYLSEANYHRECLIGLQQRAVDTATLLLDILQRRQGNTSLRSAVANEAAVRTMMNIAVMGEMEHEVEKKTAVNIRALTFVATLYLPASLLAGIFSSQLLIDNKEGTMAVSPELWKFIVVLIPMIAVTLALPHDAIDFTDNDIQVLGNFPLSPRITTLLLARNRVANIQPTAATAVPNLRNLVLASNSLAELADVDALGTFTRLTHLVLADNPVTKKEHYRYWVIWRCPSVRFLDYEKVKQAEREKGQELFGTVEEPTALATSIMGKKSKSFEVTSNGSSAAPSKLSRIKLTDEEKQRLQEKIKKATSLQEIIALEKELNEGRLPSGIYGDAMEE; encoded by the exons ATGGGAGTCTATCAGCGGTTCCACGCTCCAACGCAGAGGACGGTTTGGGTGATGATCAAGCCTCCCCAGCGTCTTCGAGATATTTTTGAGGAGAAGATCAGCGCGATTCATGGATACAAACCACTAGCAAACGCTCAGTTTCTCCTTTTCCACCTTGCCATACTCTCGTTTTCTCTCGTCAACTGGGGAGAGTACGTCGCTGCTCAACGAAAAAACCTGGAGAAATAC GAAGGGACATCCTTCTTTTCAGATGTTGATTGCCACGACGTAAATGACTATAAGCTCGGATTCGAAGACAGACAAAACCTACAGCGCTTTCGACGTAAATTGATAAAAGCGACGGCCATTATCGATGCCGCCATCCTCcttggagagaagatgaaagggTTCATGGAGCGAGTTGCGCCAGCGGGACTGGATATAACGATACAAGAGACGATAGGATTGGAACTGGAAGACTACCTTTCTGAAGCCAATTATCATAGAGAATGTCTGATAGGTCTTCAGCAGCGCGCTGTAGATACAGCCACTCTA TTACTCGACATCCTCCAGCGGCGCCAGGGAAATACCTCATTACGAAGCGCCGTCGCAAACGAGGCCGCTGTCAGAACCATGATGAACATAGCTGTCATGGGGGAGATGGAGCACGAGgtcgaaaagaagacggccgTCAACATCCGAGCGTTGACGTTTGTGGCGACGCTGTACCTGCCAGCATCGCTATTGGCG GGAATCTTCAGTTCGCAGCTTCTGATAGATAATAAGGAGGGCACCATGGCCGTATCGCCAGAGCTTTGGAAGTTCATCGTCGTGCTGATACCCATGATTGCCGTCACGCTAGCATTG CCCCACGATGCCATCGATTTCACCGACAACGACATCCAAGTGCTGGGCAACTTCCCTCTCTCGCCGCGCATAACGacactgctgctggcacgCAACCGCGTCGCAAACATCCAGCCCACGGCAGCAACTGCGGTGCCGAACCTGAGGAACCTGGTCCTGGCGTCCAACAGCCTGGCCGAGTTGGCGGACGTGGATGCGCTGGGGACGTTTACGCGGCTGACGCACTTGGTGTTGGCGGATAACCCTGTTACGAAGAAGGAG CATTATCGTTACTGGGTCATTTGGAGGTGTCCCTCTGTCCGATTCCTAGACTACGAAAAGGTCAAGCAGGCGGAACGAGAAAAGGGCCAAGAGCTATTTGGTACAGTGGAAGAGCCTACAGCTTTGGCAACATCG atCATGGgcaaaaagtcaaagtcgtTCGAAGTCACATCCAACGGCTCATCAGCCGCGCCGTCGAAGCTCTCGCGGATAAAGTTGACggacgaggagaagcagaggctgcagGAGAAGATCAAGAAAGCGACGAGCCTGCAGGAGATTATTGCTCTGGAGAAGGAACTGAACGAAGGGCGATTACCATCCGGCATTTACGGCGATGCGATGGAGGAGTGA